One genomic segment of Nocardioides cavernaquae includes these proteins:
- a CDS encoding sigma factor-like helix-turn-helix DNA-binding protein: protein MRDPDQFDAFYAETRQRLLLQTYALTGDLPAARSAVRDAFVAAWHHWHKVTRRGEPEAWVRPHAWQHAQRRHTARLWHRDRSLAPELRATLDALGELTSQQRKALLLHELAGLSGVDLARELGLPEASADRQRRLAAAQFAIHRDIGPDEVGATLRGLSARTEEVRFPRATIVRRTGTARRRTHTLVGVALGLATVAAAGTVVGAGPGVSAVLASARGADAPARVAPETHLAAAALLAPEQLAGLAAGATFSTVATTDNTVGEGLNLPCQSTRFADTKGHDALVRTFSSTAKPAASAVQVVERSTDATSAHTAYGATLAWFSDCADQRVQLLASYSLTGAGDEAALVVLRDWAAPVTTYTVAVARTGSIVTSLSRSVGDSVGPELPPFVSAVGGSVSSLCKEDGGGACATTPRKTLAAPAPGPSAHGMLQSVDLPPVRGVDQPWVATAPVPARANPAATTCDRAVFAGIPWSATRTFLVPEARLPARFGLSETVGRFKDEAAAKRFVSDIQKRMGSCEKRDLSATVQPLARSRSATSEITSWRFTAAISDQAEVDYYVSLVRRGAVVAQIGFVPVEKASFGTDAFEDLAARALARLENLPPT, encoded by the coding sequence ATGCGAGATCCGGACCAGTTCGATGCGTTCTACGCCGAGACGCGTCAGCGTCTGCTGCTGCAGACCTACGCCCTCACAGGCGACCTGCCCGCAGCGCGCAGCGCGGTCCGTGATGCCTTCGTGGCCGCCTGGCACCACTGGCACAAGGTCACCCGCCGCGGCGAGCCGGAAGCGTGGGTTCGCCCACACGCGTGGCAGCACGCCCAGCGCCGTCACACCGCCCGGCTGTGGCACCGCGACCGCAGCCTCGCCCCGGAGCTGCGGGCCACGCTCGACGCGCTCGGCGAGCTGACCAGCCAGCAGCGCAAGGCGCTCCTGCTCCACGAGCTCGCAGGCCTGTCGGGAGTCGACCTGGCACGCGAGCTCGGCCTGCCCGAGGCGTCCGCCGATCGCCAGCGGCGACTGGCTGCGGCCCAGTTCGCGATCCACCGCGACATCGGTCCCGACGAGGTCGGCGCGACCCTGCGCGGGCTCTCAGCCCGCACCGAGGAAGTCCGCTTCCCCCGTGCCACGATCGTGCGCCGCACGGGCACGGCCCGCCGCCGCACCCACACGCTCGTCGGAGTGGCCCTCGGCCTCGCGACCGTGGCTGCAGCCGGCACCGTCGTCGGCGCAGGGCCCGGGGTCAGCGCCGTGCTCGCCTCCGCCAGGGGCGCTGACGCCCCCGCGCGCGTGGCTCCCGAGACGCACCTCGCCGCTGCTGCGCTCCTCGCGCCCGAGCAGCTGGCCGGGCTCGCCGCGGGCGCGACCTTCAGCACCGTCGCCACCACCGACAACACCGTCGGCGAAGGCCTCAACCTCCCGTGCCAGTCGACCCGGTTCGCGGACACGAAGGGACACGACGCCCTGGTCCGCACCTTCAGCAGCACGGCGAAGCCGGCCGCATCCGCGGTGCAGGTCGTCGAGCGGTCCACCGACGCCACGTCCGCCCACACGGCGTACGGCGCGACGCTGGCGTGGTTCTCCGACTGCGCCGACCAGCGCGTGCAGCTCCTCGCGTCGTACTCCCTCACCGGCGCCGGCGACGAGGCCGCGCTCGTGGTGCTCCGCGACTGGGCCGCACCCGTCACGACGTACACCGTTGCCGTCGCGCGCACGGGTTCGATCGTCACCTCGCTGAGCCGCTCGGTCGGCGACAGCGTCGGCCCCGAGCTCCCGCCGTTCGTGTCCGCAGTCGGCGGCTCGGTGTCCTCGCTCTGCAAGGAGGACGGCGGCGGCGCCTGCGCCACGACCCCGCGCAAGACCCTGGCCGCTCCGGCGCCCGGCCCGAGCGCGCACGGCATGCTGCAGTCCGTCGACCTGCCCCCGGTGCGGGGAGTCGACCAGCCCTGGGTCGCGACCGCGCCTGTCCCGGCCAGGGCCAACCCGGCCGCGACCACGTGCGACCGGGCCGTCTTCGCCGGCATCCCGTGGTCTGCCACGCGCACGTTCCTGGTCCCCGAGGCGCGCCTGCCCGCACGCTTCGGCCTCAGCGAGACGGTCGGACGGTTCAAGGACGAGGCTGCCGCGAAGCGCTTCGTGAGCGACATCCAGAAGCGGATGGGCAGCTGCGAGAAGCGCGACCTCTCCGCGACCGTGCAGCCGCTGGCGCGCTCGCGCAGCGCGACGAGCGAGATCACCAGCTGGCGGTTCACCGCGGCCATCTCCGACCAGGCCGAGGTCGACTACTACGTCTCGCTGGTACGCCGCGGGGCCGTCGTCGCGCAGATCGGCTTCGTCCCGGTCGAGAAGGCATCGTTCGGCACGGACGCCTTCGAGGACCTTGCTGCGCGAGCGCTGGCACGCCTCGAGAACCTCCCGCCCACCTGA